A single genomic interval of Sceloporus undulatus isolate JIND9_A2432 ecotype Alabama chromosome 2, SceUnd_v1.1, whole genome shotgun sequence harbors:
- the LOC121922688 gene encoding lens epithelium-derived growth factor-like — translation MQQAQKHAEMISTLKKIRKFKVSQVIMEKATMLYNKFKTMFLVGEGDSVLSQVLNKSLAEQKQHEEANKIKEQWKKAPNKKTEKEREQTGTKIVNGASDSQDANQSQQNGDSTEEKREKLDAGNKKNHIQKKMCAA, via the exons ATGCAACAAGCTCAGAAGCATGCTGAAATGATTTCAACACTTAAGAAA ATACGAAAGTTCAAGGTCAGCCAAGTTATTATGGAAAAAGCAACCATGCTCTACAACAAATTTAAGACTATGTTTCTTGTGGGAGAAGGAGATTCTGTTCTTTCTCAAGTATTGAATAAGTCACTAGCTGAGCAGAAGCAGCATGAGGAAGCAAACAAAATCAAAGAGCAGTGGAAGAAGGCACCAAACAAGAAAACTGAAAAGGAGAGAGAGCAAACAG GCACAAAAATAGTGAATGGTGCTTCTGATTCTCAAGATGCAAACCAGTCACAACAGAATGGAGACAgcacagaagaaaagagagagaaactggatgCTGGCAATAAGAAAAA CCACATACAGAAGAAGATGTGCGCTGCATGA